A single genomic interval of bacterium harbors:
- a CDS encoding GNAT family N-acetyltransferase, with product MAIIIETERLILRTWEQKDAEPYFHINQDPKVLEFLRGPLTMQQVNDFIPAVNQHQEKHGYTLWATELKETDQLIGFVGLNYTDWPAPFTPAVEIGWRLGSQYWQKGYATEVAKASLDYGFKKCKLQEIVSFTVPANIRSIRVMEKIGLKRDLKGAFSHPKLPVDHKLSLHVLYRLKATEYLK from the coding sequence ATTATTATTGAAACAGAGAGGCTGATTTTAAGAACTTGGGAACAGAAAGACGCTGAACCATATTTTCACATCAACCAAGATCCAAAAGTCCTTGAATTTTTACGTGGTCCGTTAACCATGCAGCAAGTTAATGATTTTATTCCAGCCGTTAACCAACATCAAGAAAAACATGGCTATACTTTATGGGCAACAGAACTCAAAGAAACTGATCAACTGATAGGTTTTGTTGGCCTTAATTATACAGACTGGCCAGCTCCATTTACACCTGCCGTTGAAATTGGTTGGCGACTAGGATCACAATATTGGCAAAAAGGCTATGCAACTGAAGTTGCAAAAGCATCATTAGATTATGGGTTTAAAAAGTGCAAACTGCAAGAAATAGTCTCATTTACCGTCCCTGCCAATATCCGTTCTATTCGAGTCATGGAAAAAATCGGTTTAAAACGGGATTTGAAGGGCGCCTTTTCCCATCCAAAACTTCCAGTTGATCATAAGCTGTCGCTGCATGTTTTGTATAGATTAAAGGCAACAGAATATTTAAAATGA
- a CDS encoding alpha/beta fold hydrolase, with product MLIKIINALTTFILMVLSFGMQNTSAEPFLFDELNEELHNFVIKKPQFLKASDGVKLAYYSFVPTAPKAVVIFYHGAGFYSSALYQSFAQQLVRENIGCYLFDIRGHGYSQGPRGDAPAVTQVWDDVTRAINVVNKQHPETALYVGGHSSGAGMILNYSNYNHHQLVKGYVLITPYLGRNCGAIKNHFDQTTSFIKSVSVWKFIVNALTGGFFCGHSPAVFFNYPQALLRIDPKIVPSYSVTMTTATSPEDPKELFKTLDKSFLLVVASDDEQFIPEKLIEYKKFAANEIQASSVAQIIPKATHLGSMLKSASLCADFVKSFSSF from the coding sequence ATGCTTATTAAGATTATCAACGCTTTAACTACTTTTATTTTGATGGTACTGAGTTTTGGCATGCAGAACACAAGTGCGGAACCATTTTTGTTCGATGAATTAAACGAAGAGTTACATAATTTTGTTATAAAAAAGCCACAATTTTTAAAAGCTTCTGATGGTGTAAAGTTAGCGTATTATTCATTTGTGCCGACTGCACCAAAAGCTGTGGTTATTTTTTATCATGGTGCTGGATTTTATAGCAGTGCATTGTATCAATCATTTGCACAGCAATTAGTTCGTGAAAACATTGGTTGTTATCTTTTTGATATTCGAGGACATGGTTATTCTCAAGGTCCTCGAGGCGATGCGCCTGCAGTTACTCAGGTTTGGGATGATGTGACAAGAGCGATTAATGTTGTGAATAAGCAACATCCGGAAACTGCATTGTATGTGGGCGGGCATTCTTCAGGTGCTGGCATGATACTCAATTATAGTAACTATAATCACCATCAATTGGTGAAAGGATATGTATTGATTACACCTTATTTAGGTAGGAATTGCGGCGCTATTAAAAATCATTTTGATCAAACAACTTCATTTATAAAAAGTGTAAGTGTGTGGAAGTTTATTGTGAATGCATTGACGGGAGGTTTTTTTTGTGGGCATAGTCCTGCGGTCTTTTTTAACTATCCTCAAGCGCTGCTTAGGATTGATCCAAAAATTGTTCCAAGTTATTCAGTTACTATGACCACGGCAACCTCACCGGAAGACCCAAAGGAATTATTTAAAACTTTAGACAAATCCTTTTTATTGGTTGTTGCTTCAGATGATGAACAGTTTATTCCAGAAAAACTAATCGAATATAAAAAATTCGCTGCAAATGAAATTCAAGCCTCTTCTGTTGCACAGATAATTCCCAAAGCAACTCACCTTGGTAGTATGTTAAAATCAGCTTCGTTATGTGCAGATTTTGTCAAATCATTTAGTTCATTTTAA
- a CDS encoding aminoglycoside phosphotransferase family protein, translated as MNAVLNPTVELARKLILKQFPEFSHLPVSNIEKQGHDNRTFRLGSELLIRMPIAEDYALKVPKEQELLPQLAKYLSVNIPVPIKMGKPSTDYPYPFSICKWLPGKSINLLTLTEQEKEQLAYDVAQFLKKLQTIKGLKELLPGQHNWWRGDHVSVYDQGARKQIQELAGIIDVNQALELWNQACATKWNNAPVWIHGDVAIGNLLMDDGKLSAVIDFGGAAIGDPACDLVIAWTYFSRKSRQIFMSEMNMDSDTWLRARAWVLWKATYELCQIAEKNSSAAQIQKKIIEDVMN; from the coding sequence ATGAATGCCGTATTAAATCCAACAGTTGAGCTTGCACGAAAATTGATCTTGAAGCAGTTTCCTGAATTTAGTCATCTGCCAGTTAGCAATATTGAAAAACAGGGGCATGATAATCGTACGTTCAGACTTGGGTCAGAATTACTCATTCGTATGCCAATAGCCGAAGACTATGCATTAAAAGTTCCAAAAGAACAAGAACTACTGCCGCAATTAGCAAAATATTTAAGCGTTAACATTCCTGTTCCTATCAAAATGGGCAAACCTTCAACAGATTATCCATATCCATTTTCTATATGCAAATGGTTGCCTGGCAAAAGTATCAATCTTTTGACTTTAACCGAGCAAGAAAAAGAACAGCTTGCATATGATGTGGCTCAGTTTTTAAAGAAACTACAAACGATTAAAGGACTAAAAGAGCTTTTGCCAGGTCAACATAACTGGTGGCGTGGTGATCATGTTAGTGTGTACGATCAAGGGGCCCGAAAACAGATTCAAGAACTTGCTGGGATTATCGATGTAAATCAGGCCTTAGAATTATGGAATCAGGCCTGCGCGACGAAATGGAACAACGCTCCCGTCTGGATTCATGGTGATGTTGCAATCGGGAACTTATTGATGGATGATGGCAAACTTTCTGCTGTGATTGATTTTGGTGGTGCAGCGATCGGAGATCCTGCATGTGATCTTGTTATTGCATGGACATATTTCTCTCGAAAATCACGTCAAATTTTTATGAGTGAAATGAATATGGATTCTGATACATGGCTTCGTGCACGTGCGTGGGTATTATGGAAAGCAACATATGAATTGTGTCAAATCGCAGAGAAAAATAGTTCGGCTGCGCAGATACAAAAAAAGATTATTGAGGATGTGATGAATTGA
- a CDS encoding ATPase — translation MFNSAFVGRNSELARLKSLYKKQKPAIVVVKGRRRIGKSRLIAEFAKLSGTKRFWSFAGLAPENGMSAQEQRDHFARQFAFMLKIPPLTFHNWSDAFEHLSLYLQPGDVILFDEISWMGSKDPSFIPKLKVWWDKQTMHMLLVFCGSVSTWIEENILKSTAFFGRINLTMNLEPLPIPNSIQLLKALGMQLSAYDTYKLLSIVGGIPWYLEQFHPHMTADDNIKQLAFEKNGLLVTEFDRIFNDLFDSKGTTYKKILHSLKDGAQTLSEIRTGIHFPHSGTLSQMIEHLIVAGFVVKQSLWSFKTTNPLKQSLYRISDPYMRFYLKVIEPHSNIIAEGGFDQVPLSTIAGFETHLGLQLETLLLQNRQLLIEKLGISPVDIVRSGPYRQTKTTTQQGCQIDYLIQTKTNSLFICEFKFKRREIGIDIIAEMQEKIARLKAPKGFAKVAVLFHVSGVASTVETSSYFYRIVDIVDFLEDHYLSY, via the coding sequence ATGTTCAACTCTGCATTTGTTGGCCGCAACTCTGAATTAGCACGATTAAAATCTTTATACAAAAAACAAAAGCCTGCCATTGTCGTTGTAAAAGGCCGCAGAAGAATTGGCAAAAGTAGACTGATAGCAGAATTTGCCAAACTATCAGGAACCAAAAGATTTTGGAGTTTTGCAGGCCTTGCCCCAGAAAACGGCATGAGCGCACAAGAACAGAGAGATCATTTTGCTCGACAATTTGCATTCATGCTCAAAATTCCACCGCTCACTTTTCACAATTGGAGTGATGCTTTTGAGCATCTAAGTCTTTATCTTCAACCAGGAGATGTAATTCTTTTTGATGAGATTTCATGGATGGGATCAAAAGATCCTAGTTTTATTCCCAAACTCAAAGTCTGGTGGGACAAACAAACCATGCATATGCTGCTTGTATTTTGCGGATCTGTTTCTACTTGGATTGAAGAAAACATTTTGAAAAGTACCGCATTTTTCGGCCGAATTAACCTAACAATGAACCTCGAACCACTCCCCATTCCCAATAGCATACAACTATTAAAAGCACTCGGAATGCAACTTTCTGCCTATGATACGTACAAACTGCTTAGCATTGTTGGTGGAATACCATGGTATCTAGAACAGTTTCATCCTCACATGACTGCTGATGACAACATCAAACAGCTTGCTTTTGAAAAAAATGGACTCCTTGTTACTGAATTTGATCGTATTTTCAACGATCTTTTTGATAGCAAAGGCACAACCTATAAAAAAATTCTGCATAGCCTCAAAGACGGCGCACAAACGTTATCTGAAATAAGGACAGGTATACACTTTCCACACAGCGGCACCTTAAGTCAAATGATAGAGCATCTGATCGTGGCAGGCTTTGTAGTCAAACAGTCTCTCTGGTCATTTAAAACTACAAACCCTTTAAAACAAAGCTTATATAGAATCTCAGATCCTTACATGAGGTTTTATCTTAAAGTTATTGAACCACATTCAAATATCATCGCAGAAGGTGGATTTGACCAAGTACCACTATCAACCATAGCTGGTTTTGAAACACACCTAGGCCTACAACTTGAGACCTTATTACTTCAAAATCGCCAGTTATTGATTGAAAAACTAGGTATTTCACCTGTCGATATTGTACGTAGCGGACCGTACAGGCAAACAAAAACAACTACTCAGCAGGGTTGTCAAATCGATTATCTGATACAGACAAAAACCAACAGCTTATTTATTTGTGAATTTAAATTCAAAAGGCGTGAAATTGGTATCGATATCATTGCCGAAATGCAGGAAAAAATAGCCAGATTAAAAGCGCCAAAGGGATTTGCAAAAGTGGCTGTATTATTCCATGTGAGTGGTGTAGCCTCTACCGTCGAAACAAGCTCCTATTTTTATCGCATCGTCGATATTGTAGATTTTTTAGAAGATCATTACCTGTCTTATTGA
- a CDS encoding IS30 family transposase: MSRKAGAHLTYEIRCQIDVFFSIGMSRRVIGRKLCIHHSTIAREIKRNSSKKGYKFQEAEAKKQKRRSVASSRSYRLKKEIQEQIKLLLFDVQASSQQISGRLKKQGISISHQTIYSMIKRDKADGQTLYLHLRHKGILVTLVDRATKFTLIRLIDSKTAFKTTDAVLRMLKPYESYVQTITADNGLEFADHATVSLNLPHCDVFSQNHIILGNVA, from the coding sequence ATGAGCCGAAAAGCTGGCGCACACCTGACCTATGAAATAAGATGCCAGATAGATGTATTTTTTTCAATAGGAATGAGTAGAAGAGTGATAGGGAGGAAGTTATGCATACACCACTCAACCATTGCACGAGAGATAAAGCGTAACAGTAGTAAAAAGGGCTACAAATTTCAAGAAGCGGAAGCAAAGAAACAGAAAAGAAGGAGTGTTGCAAGCAGCAGATCCTATCGATTGAAAAAAGAAATTCAGGAACAAATAAAGCTGTTATTGTTCGATGTTCAGGCGAGTTCGCAACAGATATCAGGGCGATTGAAAAAGCAAGGTATTTCGATAAGTCATCAAACGATTTATAGTATGATCAAAAGAGACAAAGCAGATGGCCAAACGCTGTACCTCCATCTGAGACACAAAGGCATACTGGTGACGCTTGTTGATCGTGCGACTAAGTTTACATTGATCCGTCTGATCGATTCAAAAACAGCATTTAAAACCACCGATGCTGTTTTGCGTATGCTAAAACCTTATGAATCTTATGTCCAAACTATCACTGCTGATAATGGATTGGAGTTTGCAGATCATGCGACTGTCTCACTTAATTTGCCACATTGTGACGTTTTTTCGCAAAACCATATCATTCTTGGGAACGTGGCTTGA
- a CDS encoding SPFH/Band 7/PHB domain protein → MINSFALPLIYFIPIFVFVFILLFQSIFLLVHEAEAVIIERFGKFDRILQPGLHLVIPLVEQPRKILWTTVTSYHNEYIRKTSQEIKIDVRECVYDFPKQNVITKDNVTMEITAILYYQIINPHAAVYEVYNLSEAIEKLAQTTLRNIIGSMDLDETLVSRDDINERLRTVLFEAATKWGVQVNRVELQEVNPPIDIRHAMEKQMRAERERREMILRAEGAKTSAILEAQGQQEAHILKARGQATAEVAEAEGKASARLILADAEAKAIEKIKHALPSQNTAEFLIAQNYIEALSKMTTGKDNKTIIIPYEAQSLVNSISMIKHVFEKDSSANTPENR, encoded by the coding sequence ATGATAAACAGTTTTGCATTACCCCTGATTTACTTTATTCCTATTTTCGTATTTGTTTTCATTCTTTTATTCCAAAGTATCTTTTTGCTTGTCCATGAAGCAGAAGCGGTCATCATTGAACGGTTTGGTAAATTTGACCGCATATTGCAACCAGGCCTCCATCTGGTTATACCACTCGTAGAACAGCCTCGAAAAATTTTATGGACCACTGTCACATCGTATCATAACGAATATATCCGCAAAACATCACAAGAAATCAAAATCGACGTACGTGAATGTGTTTATGATTTTCCAAAACAGAATGTGATTACAAAAGATAATGTAACTATGGAAATCACTGCTATTCTCTATTATCAGATCATCAATCCACATGCGGCGGTGTACGAAGTTTATAACCTTTCTGAAGCGATTGAAAAGCTTGCGCAAACCACATTACGCAATATTATCGGTTCAATGGATCTTGATGAAACCTTGGTATCACGTGATGATATTAACGAACGACTTCGCACTGTTCTTTTTGAAGCTGCAACTAAATGGGGAGTACAGGTAAACCGTGTAGAACTGCAAGAAGTTAATCCACCGATCGACATCAGGCACGCCATGGAAAAACAGATGCGTGCAGAACGTGAACGCAGAGAGATGATTTTGAGAGCTGAGGGTGCAAAAACTTCTGCCATTTTGGAAGCCCAAGGCCAACAAGAAGCTCATATTTTAAAAGCCAGAGGCCAAGCGACAGCAGAAGTTGCAGAGGCGGAAGGTAAAGCTTCAGCACGGCTAATACTTGCAGACGCTGAAGCAAAAGCTATTGAAAAAATCAAACATGCATTGCCGTCACAAAATACAGCTGAATTTTTGATAGCTCAAAACTATATTGAAGCTTTATCAAAGATGACCACAGGAAAAGATAATAAAACCATTATTATCCCATACGAAGCACAATCACTTGTCAATTCAATAAGCATGATTAAACACGTTTTTGAAAAAGACAGCTCTGCAAATACACCAGAAAACAGATAA